A genome region from Natronobeatus ordinarius includes the following:
- the pspAB gene encoding PspA-associated protein PspAB gives MGLLDGLRAVLGLRAEADAKRDAHPDDLFGMSTAYLTMEADLGYESMNEGALCFAGVDSRRFRDAVDEVEAILEAGREETGTDFSVTEDDHGYHWVILSDSDPEDLITSLHFAADTFIEHGYGSRLLAAVFGYEDHEGPAYWIYSFRRGAYYPFAPRSGRERDSSTEFTLEAALDGELELEREKEYWYPLWPSQSGRRPWE, from the coding sequence ATGGGACTACTCGACGGACTCCGCGCCGTCCTCGGCCTCCGCGCCGAGGCCGACGCGAAACGCGACGCCCACCCCGACGACCTCTTCGGGATGAGCACCGCCTACCTCACGATGGAGGCCGACCTCGGCTACGAGTCGATGAACGAGGGCGCGCTCTGTTTTGCCGGCGTCGACTCCCGTCGCTTTCGCGACGCCGTCGACGAGGTCGAGGCCATCCTCGAGGCCGGCCGCGAGGAGACCGGCACCGACTTCTCGGTCACCGAGGACGATCACGGCTACCACTGGGTGATCCTGTCTGACTCCGATCCCGAGGACCTGATCACGAGCCTGCACTTCGCCGCCGACACGTTCATCGAACACGGCTACGGCTCGCGCCTGCTCGCAGCCGTCTTCGGCTACGAAGACCACGAGGGTCCGGCCTACTGGATCTACTCCTTTCGCCGGGGCGCCTACTACCCCTTCGCCCCCCGCTCCGGCCGCGAACGCGACTCGAGCACCGAGTTCACCCTCGAGGCGGCGCTGGACGGCGAACTCGAGCTCGAACGCGAAAAGGAGTACTGGTATCCGCTGTGGCCGAGCCAGAGCGGCCGCCGCCCGTGGGAGTGA
- a CDS encoding TIGR04024 family LLM class F420-dependent oxidoreductase: protein MPAHSRDVVLPLNEYDSIDEAVSLARRAEDLEYGYVSIGETAGRNVPLVLSVIAERTDEIGIADDVLSPFARSPALLGQTAVTLQEISGGRFRLRLGASSPALTERWHGVDFDRPLRRVREAVEIVRQVQAGERLDYDGEMFSPSGLTLECEPPAQPAPVDVAALGPKATELAGRFADGWVPQLLPYEQLEARLEDLERGAELGGQDPDELRVAPLLRCCALEDGERAREYARSQLAFMIAIYGPYYRGAIADAGWADLTETVKNRWHESGREAAVEAVTDDLLEAVVAAGTPEEVRTQVERFESIDGVDAVQIGFCGGMSEAERERTLEALAP, encoded by the coding sequence ATGCCAGCACATAGCCGCGACGTCGTCCTGCCGCTCAACGAGTACGACAGCATCGACGAGGCCGTCTCACTCGCCCGGCGGGCGGAGGACCTCGAGTACGGATACGTCTCGATCGGCGAGACGGCGGGCCGGAACGTCCCGCTCGTGTTGAGCGTGATCGCCGAGCGCACCGACGAGATCGGCATCGCCGACGACGTCCTCTCGCCCTTCGCCCGCTCGCCTGCCCTTCTCGGCCAGACCGCCGTCACGCTCCAGGAGATAAGCGGCGGGCGCTTCCGTCTCCGGCTGGGGGCCTCCTCGCCCGCGCTGACCGAACGGTGGCACGGCGTCGACTTCGACCGCCCGCTCCGGCGCGTGCGCGAGGCCGTCGAGATCGTCCGCCAGGTCCAGGCCGGCGAGCGACTCGACTACGACGGCGAGATGTTCTCCCCCAGTGGATTGACACTCGAGTGTGAACCCCCAGCGCAGCCGGCTCCGGTCGACGTCGCTGCCCTCGGCCCGAAGGCGACGGAACTCGCCGGCCGCTTCGCCGACGGCTGGGTGCCCCAGCTGTTGCCGTACGAGCAACTCGAGGCGCGCCTCGAGGACCTCGAGCGCGGGGCCGAACTCGGCGGCCAGGACCCCGACGAACTCCGCGTCGCGCCGCTGTTGCGCTGCTGTGCCCTCGAGGACGGCGAGCGCGCCCGCGAGTACGCCCGCTCCCAGCTGGCGTTCATGATCGCGATCTACGGCCCCTACTACCGGGGAGCAATCGCCGACGCCGGCTGGGCTGATCTCACCGAGACGGTCAAAAATCGGTGGCACGAGTCGGGTCGGGAGGCCGCCGTCGAGGCGGTCACCGACGACTTACTCGAGGCGGTCGTCGCCGCCGGGACGCCCGAGGAGGTTCGCACACAGGTCGAACGGTTCGAATCGATCGACGGCGTCGACGCCGTCCAGATCGGCTTCTGTGGCGGGATGAGCGAGGCAGAGCGCGAACGGACCCTCGAGGCGCTGGCGCCGTAG
- a CDS encoding HalOD1 output domain-containing protein: protein MNATSNNSHTCPEPPASTTHFHHDWDGDRSLAAAIVSAVADCSRKPPTELEVLYEVVDPDALDELFEPRSDDARRNGGHLWFQLDECAVTVSGDGFVTVRRLE, encoded by the coding sequence ATGAACGCAACCAGTAACAACTCTCACACGTGCCCAGAGCCGCCCGCCAGTACGACTCACTTCCACCACGACTGGGACGGCGACCGATCGCTGGCCGCCGCCATCGTCTCCGCCGTCGCCGACTGCTCCCGGAAGCCCCCCACGGAGCTCGAGGTGCTCTACGAGGTCGTCGACCCGGACGCGCTGGACGAACTGTTCGAACCCCGCAGCGACGACGCCCGGCGGAACGGAGGCCACCTGTGGTTCCAGCTCGACGAGTGCGCCGTGACCGTCTCTGGTGACGGATTCGTCACCGTCCGCCGACTCGAGTGA
- the htpX gene encoding zinc metalloprotease HtpX, which translates to MDWKPDWGLRFRMFVTMFLLFVLYIVFASVITAYVGGGPSLFIVLFASFSLVQYYFSDTLTLKSMGAKTVSAEEYPQLHASVERLSQQADLPKPKVAVIDSQVPNAFATGRNQKNAAVAVTVGLMRTLNREELDGVIAHELAHVKNRDMMVMTIASFLSTIAFMMVRWGAIFGGGRGRGGRGGGGIAVAILVSLLVWIISYLLIRALSRYREYAADRGAAAITGNPSALASALMKISGEVDKVPDRDLREEAEMNAFFIIPLKSGVVGKLFSTHPPTEKRIEQLRSLEREMTTI; encoded by the coding sequence ATGGACTGGAAGCCGGACTGGGGACTACGGTTCCGGATGTTCGTCACGATGTTCCTGTTGTTCGTCCTCTACATCGTCTTCGCGAGCGTGATCACCGCCTACGTCGGCGGCGGACCGTCGCTTTTCATCGTGCTCTTCGCGAGTTTCTCGCTCGTACAGTACTACTTCAGCGACACGCTCACCCTCAAGAGTATGGGTGCGAAAACGGTCTCGGCCGAGGAGTATCCACAGCTCCACGCCTCGGTCGAGCGCCTCTCCCAGCAGGCCGACCTTCCGAAGCCGAAAGTCGCCGTGATCGACTCGCAAGTTCCCAACGCGTTCGCCACGGGTCGAAACCAGAAGAACGCCGCCGTTGCGGTGACGGTGGGACTCATGCGGACGCTGAACCGCGAGGAGCTCGACGGCGTGATCGCTCACGAACTCGCCCACGTGAAAAACCGGGACATGATGGTGATGACGATCGCATCGTTCCTCTCGACGATCGCGTTCATGATGGTTCGCTGGGGCGCGATCTTCGGCGGTGGTCGCGGTCGGGGCGGTCGCGGCGGCGGCGGCATCGCCGTCGCGATCCTCGTCTCGCTGCTCGTCTGGATCATCAGCTACCTCCTCATCCGGGCGCTGTCGCGCTACCGCGAGTACGCCGCCGACCGCGGGGCTGCCGCGATCACCGGTAACCCGTCGGCGCTCGCCTCGGCGCTCATGAAAATCTCGGGTGAGGTCGACAAGGTCCCCGACAGGGACCTGCGCGAGGAGGCCGAGATGAACGCCTTCTTCATCATCCCGCTAAAGTCGGGCGTCGTCGGAAAGCTGTTCAGCACCCACCCACCCACCGAAAAGCGGATCGAGCAGCTCCGGAGCCTCGAGCGAGAGATGACCACCATCTAA
- a CDS encoding 60S ribosomal export protein NMD3, translating to MTDTRAFCPRCGAPVPDRSESDASDPLRPGAEVDLCDACYFDDFEFVDAPDRIDVRVCSQCGAVHRGRRWVDVGAKDYTDVAIDEVSEALAVHVDVEDVAWQVEPEEVDQNTIRMHCYFTGVVRGTPVEEQVTVPVKISRQTCTRCGRIAGDYYASIVQIRAEDRTPSSEELERAKEIAERIVADMEATGDRNAFITETNETPDGLNMRVSTNKIGKKIANKMVEEFGGTVTDAETLVTEDSDGNEVYRVTFAVRLPPYVPGDVIELKDDGDGPVLVRSAHGNLKGTRLTTGERYEASYEEGNSPDARRLGDVDDAVETTVVTVEDENAVQVLDPETYQAKTIARPDYFAPDAETVPVLKSRAGLHILPDNGTGNG from the coding sequence ATGACCGATACGCGTGCGTTTTGCCCCCGCTGTGGGGCACCGGTGCCCGACCGGTCCGAGAGCGACGCGTCCGATCCGCTCAGGCCGGGGGCGGAGGTCGATCTCTGTGATGCCTGTTACTTCGACGACTTCGAGTTCGTCGACGCTCCGGACCGGATCGACGTGCGCGTCTGCTCGCAGTGTGGGGCGGTCCACCGCGGCCGACGGTGGGTCGACGTCGGGGCGAAAGACTACACCGACGTCGCCATCGATGAAGTGAGCGAGGCGCTCGCGGTCCACGTCGACGTCGAGGACGTCGCCTGGCAGGTCGAACCCGAGGAGGTCGACCAGAACACGATCCGGATGCACTGTTACTTCACCGGGGTCGTGCGGGGAACGCCGGTCGAAGAGCAGGTGACGGTTCCCGTCAAGATCTCCCGGCAGACCTGTACCCGGTGTGGCCGAATCGCCGGCGACTACTACGCGAGCATCGTCCAGATTCGCGCCGAGGATCGGACGCCCTCGAGCGAGGAACTCGAGCGAGCGAAAGAGATCGCAGAGCGCATCGTCGCCGACATGGAAGCGACGGGCGATCGCAACGCGTTCATCACCGAAACGAACGAGACACCCGACGGGCTGAACATGCGGGTCTCGACCAACAAGATCGGGAAAAAGATCGCGAACAAGATGGTCGAGGAGTTCGGCGGCACCGTCACCGACGCGGAGACGCTCGTGACCGAAGACTCCGACGGCAACGAGGTCTACCGCGTCACGTTCGCCGTCCGCCTGCCGCCGTACGTGCCCGGCGACGTCATCGAGTTGAAAGACGACGGCGACGGACCCGTCCTCGTCCGCAGCGCCCACGGCAACCTCAAGGGGACGCGGCTGACGACCGGCGAACGCTACGAGGCGAGCTACGAGGAGGGAAACTCGCCCGACGCCCGACGACTCGGCGACGTCGACGACGCCGTCGAGACGACCGTCGTCACCGTCGAGGACGAGAACGCCGTCCAGGTGCTCGATCCCGAGACGTACCAGGCGAAGACGATCGCCCGTCCCGACTACTTTGCCCCCGACGCCGAGACGGTTCCCGTCCTCAAGAGCCGCGCCGGACTCCACATCCTCCCCGACAACGGCACCGGCAATGGGTGA
- a CDS encoding class I SAM-dependent methyltransferase, giving the protein MGDDDADPRRSDSDSRRPGADSSVDSTVEPGNDPEPLAVVVDKPRSEAAIESLRAECVYDDSRRVREYDVDTVALPVTDPPAETRVREVIRQVDPESRNRGLEGRLADRGWSDADLESAPKSWAVIGDVIVVRVPEGCPDEGELGETLLEVQGAESVLADEGVANDGTAGTHREPRRRLLAGRRDTETIHTEHGTRYALDPARVLFSPGNQAERARMGEVVEPDERVFDMFAGIGYFTLPMARAGATVTATEVNPASFRYLLENAVLNDVADRVDAYRADCRDLAGEVEADRVVMGYYGSADGIDAEGHGTRREEAQEFLPDALSSLVSGGILHYHEATPDSRLWERPLERLESAVDEAERTFEVLETRRVKSHSAGVSHVVVDVQVE; this is encoded by the coding sequence ATGGGTGACGACGACGCCGACCCGAGACGATCTGACTCCGACTCGAGGCGGCCCGGCGCCGACTCGAGCGTCGATTCGACCGTCGAACCGGGCAACGATCCGGAACCGCTCGCCGTCGTCGTCGACAAACCCCGTTCCGAGGCCGCCATCGAGTCTTTGCGCGCCGAGTGCGTCTACGACGACTCGAGGCGCGTTCGCGAGTACGACGTCGACACCGTGGCGTTGCCGGTGACCGACCCACCGGCAGAGACGCGGGTTCGCGAAGTGATCCGGCAGGTCGATCCCGAATCCCGGAACCGGGGCCTCGAGGGCCGCCTCGCCGACCGCGGCTGGAGCGACGCCGACCTCGAGTCGGCGCCGAAGTCCTGGGCCGTGATCGGCGACGTGATCGTCGTCCGCGTTCCCGAGGGCTGTCCCGACGAGGGCGAGCTGGGCGAGACGCTGCTCGAGGTCCAGGGGGCCGAGTCGGTGCTGGCGGACGAGGGAGTCGCGAACGACGGCACGGCGGGAACCCACCGCGAGCCGAGGCGACGGCTGCTCGCGGGCCGGCGGGACACCGAGACGATCCACACCGAGCACGGGACGCGCTACGCGCTCGATCCGGCGCGGGTGCTGTTCTCGCCGGGTAACCAGGCCGAACGGGCGCGCATGGGCGAGGTCGTCGAGCCGGACGAGCGCGTCTTCGACATGTTCGCCGGCATCGGTTACTTCACCCTGCCGATGGCTCGTGCCGGCGCGACTGTGACGGCGACCGAAGTGAACCCCGCCTCGTTTCGCTACTTACTCGAGAACGCGGTGCTCAACGACGTCGCCGACCGCGTCGACGCCTACCGTGCCGACTGTCGCGACCTCGCCGGCGAGGTTGAGGCCGACCGCGTCGTCATGGGCTACTACGGCAGCGCCGACGGGATCGACGCCGAGGGTCACGGAACGCGCCGCGAGGAGGCTCAGGAGTTCCTTCCGGACGCCCTCTCGTCGCTCGTTTCCGGAGGAATCCTCCACTACCACGAGGCCACGCCCGACTCGCGACTGTGGGAGCGGCCGCTCGAGCGCCTCGAGTCCGCGGTCGACGAGGCAGAGCGAACGTTCGAGGTGCTCGAGACGCGCCGGGTGAAAAGTCATAGCGCCGGCGTTTCCCACGTCGTCGTCGACGTGCAGGTCGAGTGA
- a CDS encoding DUF7471 family protein, with the protein MTPDVTLALSMLCWDEVRHSPFLHGVLLLAGTGTTVLFLLGVSAYYRRRSTTYLLITLALGALVVRTIVGTGTVLGIVPMGLHHLVEHGLDVVIAALLLCAIYANGSSLEQPADGDRNDRR; encoded by the coding sequence ATGACTCCAGATGTAACGCTCGCGCTCTCGATGCTGTGCTGGGACGAGGTACGCCACTCGCCGTTCCTCCACGGCGTCCTCCTGCTGGCCGGAACCGGGACGACTGTCCTCTTTCTGCTGGGAGTGAGTGCCTACTACCGGCGGCGATCGACGACCTACCTGCTGATCACGCTGGCACTCGGCGCCCTCGTCGTCAGGACGATCGTCGGGACCGGGACCGTCCTGGGAATCGTTCCGATGGGGCTCCACCACCTCGTCGAGCACGGCCTCGACGTCGTCATCGCCGCGCTGTTGCTCTGTGCGATCTACGCGAACGGCTCGAGCCTCGAGCAGCCAGCCGACGGTGACCGAAACGACCGACGGTGA
- a CDS encoding winged helix-turn-helix transcriptional regulator, with translation MSDVRHNIRMRVSTDPGIHFNALVRELDLAAGQTQYHVRRLLRSGEIVSEELYGRTHYYPTDYDDWDRRALALFRRETCRDVLVYLIEYGPARPDEVADELEIARSTLEWHLGHLLECELVEKQYGERNRVTLHLANPERTGKLLARVTPSVADRLVDRFTRLVDQLLEDAAPVQSR, from the coding sequence ATGAGTGACGTACGACACAATATCAGGATGCGAGTTAGTACCGATCCGGGAATTCACTTCAACGCGCTGGTCCGGGAGCTCGATCTGGCTGCCGGACAGACGCAGTATCACGTCCGGCGGCTGTTGCGCTCGGGCGAGATCGTCTCCGAGGAGCTCTACGGACGAACCCACTACTACCCGACCGACTACGACGACTGGGACCGACGGGCGCTCGCACTGTTTCGCCGGGAGACCTGCCGCGACGTCCTCGTCTACCTCATCGAGTACGGCCCGGCCCGGCCGGACGAGGTGGCCGACGAACTCGAGATCGCCCGCAGCACGCTCGAGTGGCACCTCGGCCACCTCCTCGAGTGCGAGCTCGTCGAGAAGCAGTACGGCGAGCGAAATCGGGTGACGCTTCACCTCGCCAACCCCGAGCGAACCGGCAAGCTACTGGCGCGCGTCACGCCCTCGGTCGCCGACCGGCTCGTCGATCGCTTCACCCGCCTCGTCGACCAGCTCCTCGAGGACGCGGCGCCGGTCCAGAGCCGGTAG
- a CDS encoding prohibitin family protein yields MKAERQLQILAVIGLVMVLLGGIGYLAMVASVDEGERGVMKAQGAVTGDILDPGWHFPLIPFYHSVEYIEIRPQTYTMSGDIHDGDVDEEDAVDFRSADQQHVGADITVRYAVVEDEVHEFHREWNTINQYEQRLLRPETIDTVAREASALNATEANSRDGRERLGDIIAEELRSESPSYVEIESVQVRDIHFDPSFESALEEVEIAQQEADAERTRAEGDADAERIRAEGEADALREVQEALTEENLALEQIRAYDEGTVYVIDGETPVILDPEDVEATDD; encoded by the coding sequence ATGAAAGCAGAGAGACAGTTACAGATCCTGGCGGTAATCGGTCTCGTCATGGTCTTACTCGGCGGGATCGGCTACCTCGCCATGGTGGCCAGCGTGGACGAGGGAGAACGTGGCGTGATGAAAGCACAGGGTGCGGTGACCGGCGACATTCTGGACCCGGGCTGGCACTTTCCACTGATTCCGTTCTATCACTCGGTCGAGTACATCGAGATTCGACCGCAGACGTACACGATGAGCGGTGACATCCACGACGGTGACGTCGACGAAGAGGACGCAGTGGACTTCCGCTCGGCCGACCAACAGCACGTCGGTGCGGACATCACCGTCCGGTACGCCGTCGTCGAAGACGAAGTACACGAGTTCCATCGAGAGTGGAACACCATCAATCAGTACGAACAGCGGTTGCTTCGTCCCGAGACGATCGATACCGTCGCGCGGGAGGCGTCGGCGCTCAACGCCACCGAAGCGAACTCGCGGGACGGTCGTGAGCGGCTCGGCGATATCATCGCCGAAGAGTTGCGATCGGAGTCGCCGTCGTACGTCGAGATCGAATCCGTCCAGGTCCGAGACATCCACTTCGACCCGTCGTTCGAATCGGCCCTCGAAGAGGTAGAGATCGCCCAGCAGGAAGCCGATGCCGAACGGACCCGTGCCGAAGGTGACGCGGACGCCGAACGGATTCGCGCCGAAGGTGAGGCCGACGCACTCCGAGAAGTGCAGGAGGCGCTCACGGAAGAGAACCTCGCACTCGAGCAGATCCGGGCCTACGACGAGGGAACGGTCTACGTGATCGACGGCGAGACGCCGGTCATCCTCGATCCGGAGGACGTGGAGGCGACGGATGATTAG
- a CDS encoding helicase C-terminal domain-containing protein, with protein MNPERIFEAFPAPSYRGNQEGALRDIRDAFLAGNDVVLVRAPTGSGKSLLARAVAGCARRVEEAEPSEASGAYYTTPQVSQLDDVAGDDLLADLNVIRGKSNYTCILPGELDTPVNQAPCVRERGYDCSVQHRCPYFSDRAIASNREIAAMTLAYFMQTAGSEVFRKRDVVVIDEAHGLAEWAEMYATIQLGPRTVPFWDELRVPAVDGVERAARYAENLAQVCARRKDELLAQETLTPADVRERDRLQELIGELEWFVKDYRDPMSPTTWLVDQADPSGARGSDDGTEDDEGGPLTIKPMNPERYLHHTIWDRGNKFALLSATILNKEAFCRGVGLDPSTVALVDVDHTFPVENRPFYDVTQGKMTYEHREETLPKIARTIVQIMQRHPDEKGLIHAHSYDIQERLASLLADFGVGERVRAHDRDSRDADLEAWKASPEPDVFLSVKMEEALDLKGDLCRWQVICKAPFLNTSDSRVAHRLAEGQWAWYYRAALRTVIQACGRVVRAPDDHGATYLADSSLLDCFERARTDMPDWFAAGVDRMTRPDLPEFEPRAALTGSSGGSSSGPDDSGGLERSGQGYGRRRRRRSSRDSPLADVWETDG; from the coding sequence GTGAACCCCGAGCGGATATTCGAAGCCTTCCCCGCGCCGAGTTACCGCGGCAACCAGGAAGGAGCCCTCCGTGACATCCGCGACGCCTTCCTCGCGGGAAACGACGTCGTGCTGGTTCGTGCGCCGACAGGCAGCGGTAAGTCCCTGCTCGCGCGGGCGGTCGCGGGCTGTGCCCGACGCGTCGAGGAGGCCGAGCCGAGCGAGGCCAGCGGCGCCTACTACACGACGCCACAGGTCTCCCAGCTCGACGACGTCGCCGGCGACGACCTGCTGGCAGACCTCAACGTCATCCGCGGGAAGTCGAACTACACCTGCATCCTGCCGGGCGAACTCGACACGCCGGTGAACCAGGCCCCCTGCGTTCGCGAGCGAGGCTACGACTGTTCGGTGCAGCATCGGTGTCCGTACTTCTCCGATCGAGCCATCGCCTCGAACCGCGAGATCGCGGCGATGACGCTCGCGTACTTCATGCAGACGGCGGGCAGTGAGGTGTTTCGCAAGCGAGACGTGGTCGTCATCGACGAGGCCCACGGCCTCGCCGAGTGGGCCGAGATGTACGCGACGATCCAGCTCGGCCCCCGCACGGTGCCGTTCTGGGACGAGCTGCGAGTGCCCGCGGTCGACGGCGTCGAACGCGCTGCCCGCTACGCCGAGAACCTCGCCCAGGTCTGTGCCCGCCGCAAGGACGAGCTGCTCGCCCAGGAGACGCTCACCCCGGCCGACGTGCGCGAACGCGACCGCCTCCAGGAGCTGATCGGCGAGCTCGAGTGGTTCGTCAAAGACTACCGCGATCCGATGAGTCCGACGACGTGGCTGGTCGATCAGGCCGACCCCTCGGGCGCTCGAGGGAGCGACGACGGGACCGAGGACGACGAGGGCGGTCCGCTCACGATCAAGCCGATGAACCCCGAACGCTACCTCCACCACACGATCTGGGACCGGGGCAACAAGTTCGCCCTCCTCTCGGCAACCATCCTCAACAAGGAGGCCTTCTGCCGGGGCGTCGGACTTGACCCGTCGACCGTCGCGCTCGTCGACGTCGACCACACGTTCCCCGTCGAGAACCGGCCGTTCTACGACGTCACCCAGGGGAAGATGACCTACGAGCACCGCGAGGAGACCCTCCCGAAGATCGCCCGCACGATCGTTCAGATTATGCAACGCCACCCCGACGAGAAGGGGCTGATCCACGCCCACTCCTACGACATTCAGGAACGCCTCGCCTCGCTGCTCGCAGACTTCGGCGTCGGCGAGCGCGTCCGGGCCCACGACCGCGACAGCCGGGACGCCGACCTCGAGGCCTGGAAGGCCTCGCCCGAGCCGGACGTCTTCCTCTCGGTGAAGATGGAGGAAGCGCTCGACCTCAAAGGCGACCTCTGTCGCTGGCAGGTCATCTGCAAGGCTCCCTTCCTCAACACGAGCGACTCCCGCGTCGCCCACCGACTCGCGGAGGGCCAGTGGGCCTGGTACTACCGCGCCGCCCTCCGGACCGTCATCCAGGCCTGCGGCCGCGTCGTCCGCGCCCCCGACGACCACGGGGCGACCTACCTCGCAGACTCGAGCCTGCTCGACTGCTTCGAACGCGCGCGAACCGACATGCCCGACTGGTTCGCCGCGGGCGTCGACCGGATGACCCGACCCGACCTCCCCGAATTCGAGCCGCGGGCGGCGCTCACTGGGTCGTCAGGTGGCTCCTCGAGCGGCCCGGACGACTCCGGCGGCCTCGAGCGCTCCGGCCAGGGCTACGGGCGTCGTCGTCGCCGGCGGTCCTCGAGAGACAGTCCGCTCGCGGACGTCTGGGAGACGGACGGCTAG